The segment AAGTTCACAGTATTTAGCAAATTGTACAATCTTTTTAATAACTAACATATGAATGGCACTAAGGTAAAAGGAATTAATAATACCTCAAAATGCTAATTCAAAAACTCCTTTCAAGCTTTCTTATATTTAGTGTTTActacatttctaattatatgaaatatgcatATCTTTTTAACTATAGTGGTTATgtaataaacttatataaaattccattttgaaattatcaatcactaataaaaaaaatcattattaaaaataaattattaactaaataataataaattattaaattaagaaaaaactagaatttttaataGCATGATTAAGATTTCCAGTTAGGATTTTctgaacttaataaataaaaaatttccagatttttgcacttcttcaatataattttgtttcttaatacaATATAGCAAAAACagaagaaattccatttttaaaaatctagatgAGTAGTagcatattaagaaaaatatagagAGAGCAAAAGTTATATCTTCTTCCTTTTCAGTAATTTtgcatccattaaaaatattagttgacttatatattgaatatactgaatattaatactaatatactgaatttcaataaaatactataatactacagttgaattattttaaatttcatttaactaaaacGCAAGTAAGTTTGAGCAGATGCacctaaataatgaatttttgaaaaaaggcaatacttcagaaaattttaaaatccaatacaTAAATAATCAacttaagtattttatataaaaaaaataaattaatgttgagagaaaagtaataatttttatgttcctGTAAATTACAATCTAACACAATctagttttagcatttaaaaatatgagaaaaaaagatGACTTACCTGAGGTTGTAAAACTTGAGGTACAGGTTTATCTGTTGAATCTACAGAACTTGTACATTCAGTCTCAAGAGGAGGAGTAATAAGATCTCTAATTGCATTTAAATGAGAGTTTTCTTTGACTACAGGTTTATCAGCAACTACGGCTGGGCTTTTTAATTCTGGGCGACTCGGAACATTAGTTGGAGAAGGTTGTAATGGTTGATTTGGAGGAACAGCAGTAGGTTGAGGTGATATAACTTGACACTGTACATTTGGAATCCCATAGCTAGTGGGAGCAGCATTACTTAGTGGATATGCATATTGATTAACTGAATTTGGAGGTAATTGATAATTTTGTTGAGGGTTAAAAGTATTAGCCACTGGAGGTTGGACAGCAGTATGAGTGGGAAACGAACTATTTTGTGATGGAACGGTAGCAGTAGGAATATTTGTAGGAGCTGGAAAAGTAGTAGCAGGAATATTTCCGGAACTAGGTAATTGATTAGCAGCTTGAACAGGTGGAAAATTTGTAGGGGCACCTGTAATGGACATATTTGGTCTAGCATAATTAGCAGATGCTACAGAAGCACCACTATGACCATTAGGTGCATTTCCAGAAGGGATAACAGCTGCAGAAAAAGATGAACTTATAGCTGAAGTATTTGTAGCAGAATATGTAACATTTGTAACAGAGTAAGTTGAATTTGCAGCAGGCAATTTTGTTGTGGAATAAGCTGAACTTGCCGGTGGAACATTCATTCCAGAATAGGTTGCATTTGGAGCAGGAATATGTTGTGTAGTTTGTGGAATATATGAGTAATAGCCACCACTTGGATTAGGGACAGGTGTGTTACCATAACTACTTGAATATGGATAAGTTGCAGTACCGTACCCAGTACTACTTGGTGGTGTACTAGAAACAGCAGAATTGCTGGTAGGCATAGGAGGATTAACAGATGTCTGGGACTGAAACTGACTATAAAACTGAGACGGTGCATTTACAGGAAAACCATAAGCTGATGATGTTGGTGCCACCTGAGGAGTGACATTCCTTGGCTGTATAGAAGGTATGAAACTGGAATTAGCAGAATAAGGTAGTGATGAATTGAAAGTACTTGTCCTAGTATCCATTGATGCAGTAACACTAGCTAAACCAATATTTGTATTAGTCTGATAACTCTGCGCAgatgaaaatgtttgataattattcatttctgatACAGGCTTTTGACCATATGCATAACCAGGCATGGCTGCATAAGGATTCACTTGCATTGTTCCTTGCTGAGATGACTGCATTTGATTTTGTGGCGTAGATGATGCTGCTGCTACATTACTAGCTGGTATAGCATTCGCAGTGTGTGAAAAATAGCCAGTACTTTGAGAATTAGGGATACTAGCTGAGTCTCTAGGATACTGATAAGATCCAACTGGGTGTGTCAGTGTACTTGAAACAGGAGCAGCAGATGGAAATTGAGGCCTTTGTAGACTATTTACTTGTGATTGTGGTGAAGATGGGATTGCATTTTGCGGCAACATTCCAAACCTTGGAGCATTAGTTGTACCTTGAGGCAGAACAGAACCAGTTGGAGGCTGGAAATTTGGTTTTGTATTGTATTGATTAGCAGAAACAAGATTTTGATTGGGAACTTGAGGAGTGTAACTTTGAGTAGATTGGGGATTAGGAACATATGGATGTGAATAAGTGGCATTTGAGGATGGAACAGTAGGCATAATGTTTGAGTTGCTCACTACAGAAGTTGGATATTGATAAGGAACATATGATGCAGAATAGTTGTTCAAAACAGTTGAAACTGGAGTACTACTAGGTATCTGTTGAGGAGCAGAGTAAGGAACACTTCCAACCTGAGTGTAAGAAGCTGTTGGAGTGCACATGGCTGGAGCTGATGTTTGTTCTGAACCAACTGGAGTGGGTCGAACACCAATCGATGGAATTTCCACACCATCTTCTggtcttatattttcttttggtaGAGGCTTTAATGTTCGATCAAATGTCTCCACAGATGGCCCTCCTAAAGTTGCTTGTCTTACAGGTTCAGCAATTATTTGAGTAGCTGGGAGTTGCGGAGGATAAGCATTAAAAATTCCTGGAGTTACTGACATAGTACCACCTTGTTTTGTCATATATGGAAGGTAATCTTTCAATTTTGGTACATGCTGTGTAGGAGGAACATTAGGAGCAACAGGCATTTTAGATCCTAgaagaaaatctttaaatgaatatacatttatatatgagGGAAAAATTCACAAATAGTGCAAAATGggcataaatctatttttcaaaactatagtaaaattatttatttatttctaagaactcctacttcatatttaaaaatttcacatcttTAAAATAAGCTATGTACTctcacttcaattttaaaataattttttattccttttacatAGCTTTTACATTATACTTCTCTTATTGTTAATGGTTTTTAATTCTCTTTCTCAAAATTACagacaaataaaatgttaaaccaTAACTCTTAGAAGAATACAGCTATATATACCCAAATCaagaataataagaaagaaagataagTCTAAAAAGTGATatataacatctaaaatattaagagataatttaaaagtgaaatatcaaTAATGGAAGACAAAAGAATTGGGTGCatcaacaaataataaagataaaaagaagtaaaaatgaatttggtCGTATGACTTCATCAAGTATCACCTAAGGTAGAGATTTTTTCTGTGATAAGCCCATTTTCATCCCAAAATTAACCCATTGCAACCTAAATATCGTGTGAAATTGAGagatttaagaaaaacaattaatatacaaattataaatagagaaaaacaatacaaataaatccaaatggacataaaaaaaagacactgcttaagataaagataaattatgtcTTTTTCTTTATGTTCCTTCTGTATACTATACAGATCATAActcatgattttcttttaatttaaaatttttacttgtttgtctaaatttgtagatttgttatttaaattataggatttgaaattttaatttggacATTTTATTATACTTGTACATCAAATTTTACACTATTGAAACCTctcaatttcattgaattttcagaTAATGAGGGATCAATGTTGGGACAAATGTCAGAAACTTCAAAagggttaaaaaaagaaaaaaaaacttattaatttttgtcTGAAGGTGGTCTTTTATAAAGTCTTAAGgtcaaattcatttctttatcttaatAAGCCTTAAGTCATTCATtcctttcttttatcttaattatttaattatcttaattaataaacaatcattatcttaattattttcttttatcttaatttcattttttatcataatcaATTGTTAATGCATGTTATAATTCATTTTCCATCATTATCAGTATTCCTCCTACTGACAACCATATAAAGTAGCTAGATATTACAACTAAAACTTTACTGAGACATCAtagaaatggataaataaatgtattattatacaaaaacttttaacatttctaaaaaaaaattttaaaaaaacatatttgatatttaaacaaaaattttggtagaaaaagttacataaatatgcgcattataatatttataaaaataataagaattatatattcttgataattttagtaaatttagaatttttgaagcTAACTAAATAAAATGCACAAACCTCActttagagaaatataaaaaaactataaacaaatataacatcttctacaaaaatatatttataatacatgcaATCAGAAGgtaataaaaatttaccttttcttAATTCAGCTTCTGCAATTTGAGATCTTTCTTCATCTTGAACTTTTGTGACACTACGAACTCGTGTAAGAAGACGAGTTAcatttgtttgcaattttttataaaattcaagccctttctttgcttttgaaatcAAATCATCATAAGATTCAAAAGAGTTAATAAGAGCATTTACCATTTCCTGAcgcctataaaataaaattaatttagtaaataatcattagtaaacaaaatcagaaaaagaaactCAACATTTTAATCAAAGTGTATAGAgtaatttcatcttaaaaataagaattctttaagtaactttaaagaaaaaataagaaccaatcttaatatagtattttttattataaaactatgaGTTTGATAACATAAATTAAGTTGGAGTATTAAGTAAGTATCCAATTATCCAGGAActattccagaaaatattttaaatgtttatacaagattcattaaaaacatcTTATTAGAAGGCTTtcattgcataatttaaataatttaattacactaCAGTAAGtagtataagaaaaaaagattatacttttacttcattaatattctaatttctccaaaaaaagattaaaaacatgaGTAAACAAAATCAGAATAAAGATATCATGctaactttattaaatatgtaaagaaaagcttttttttttctttcattatcagAGATTTTTCTCCAAACTCTTTCAATTTTcacacttatatttttataagatgaatttaattttaaaatacctagtgttatgttgaaattttcttgcttattttattgaatatttctatatttcaaatgaactataaattgaaatggttctatatgttatttatatttttaataactgtaaatgaatttaaactcAACTTTCCAGTTTTTACATTGTGaagtgatttattaaatatatgaaactgaaaagaaatcTCTAACAtggagttaaaataaatataaaaacaatttttataccattgttattgaaattttttaaaattaaaatgaaatatttgcttttgaattttgatttcaaaaactgagaaaaaagattttttttaaattttatttagctgcAACTTCCATTCATCCATTTTACTTACTGATGCTTTATTTCAGTCATGGCTTTTCTTGTGTCTGCGTAACGAGCATTTGCTTCCGTTAAGGcacataaaatattatcttgagCTGACAGGTTTTGATCAAGATAGTTTACAATTTCATCATGCTTCTTCAACTCCTCAGCAAATACTTGCtgaaaattagtataaaatttatagcaacaaaaatttgataaagtatAATGTCACTGAAAAACAatcaaactattaaaatatttcttaaaaagtagttaaaaatcaatgaccattaaaaaaattgattattctaaattttaaattatgttacaaatcaaattaatttactgTTACAAGGTGGCTAcagaaactgaaaaaatttatCCAACTATATTTACAATGTTTCTCTGACCTTCAGCGACTAATTATATTAGTTTCCTAGCTTTTTCCCTATTCAGAATtactatatgtatataaatatacattattaaaaacacttttaatgtttatttaatatatatatatagataaaaatctcatgtcaagGTGTTTGTGTTTATACTCCTCCGAAATacctcgaccgattttcatgaaattttttatgtgtatttggtaggtatgagaataggtcgtaaagtatatttcacaacgctaggtaattagagTGTTCTTATCCACTTTACCCGTACACTGAGGAGATCAatgcttgcttgaaatcattGCCACTGTGacataatgttgaaaaagtccagctaaaaataaacacgcacGCCCAAATgttacaagatccatctgctgacacattctcggaccaattgctagatatcggtgatggaaaagttgctgtctaataaaatactggatgcataaaattgcccactaatttctgcactattgTTGATTCTCAAAAtactctcattgaccgcatactTTCCGATGTATgtacataatacataaatcatgcgtggctggcagaaagagccattttggcagcaaaaaatttGGAActtcgacgatttaaacttcaagatccagcagtcgttgccaggcgattTGGTATCATATaaattgatcgatacagtttgcgatgctaacgaagctgtaaattatccaacagtgtttgaactcactggatttgccaggcatgtcaccacaccttctacgactgaaagttggattatttacttcaaaatttgaacCCACTATGGCTGTGCAATGACatgcgattggtcattaaaaaattgatgaaaaactttACCATCCTTTTGAATGCTAAATTCTGAGCCGAGAATGTTTTGCTGCcatgaattccaatgattctcacagacgtgccaatcaaattcaaacgcgttcaatttccgaTTAGATTCGCATTTGCAGTGACAATtgataagtcgcaaggccaactGATGTCTGTTTGCAGCTTAGATTTGgacacaccatgtttttcacacgtggcatgttcttGCGTGGGCAAACTATAGAGCTTATTTGTGTTGACTAAAtacggactgagaaaaaatatcgtacactcaattgctcttcgaaatgaatattgattttgtttatttcatttttatactttaggacaaaaaaaatattacttttttcactttacatttaacttttaagGGATCAAACAATGCATATGTTcattacgttaatgaaatacattgtattgagaaaatgaatggttgatgttttttagtttttatcagcaatcatcgtctacagtgctccattcctctttctgtcatagatcccatccctacacacttacaatacattcgttaacaaccaaaatattcaataaaaataatttataaggcagaacaacgtttgctgggtcagctagtatatatattcatgcaattcaattttgaaaaaaaaaaatggaatgaatatcctaaaaaacaaactattaaagcagtaattacatttcttatacttaaaaaatgctgggaatttttaaaaaatacatcactTCCAAATTGCATAAGAATTCTAATACTAATAATTACTCTTTGTAGCATACATTAAATTATGTTAACAGTAAAGGTTATTATGAtctttgatcaaaatttaaaaacaattcaagaaCCGATTAATGCTTTTCACATAAATAACATAATAGCATGTtgcaacataaatataaaaatagtgtaATTATACATacctaataatatatattttaacaaagatttaaaacagagaaagtacaaaaataatacttcaaatcctttttctttaacaaaatgtaagaaattacTTGCTGTAAttacaaacttttataaataagcataagttttttttattccatttattattataaataatgctgGATATAAGATACTACTTTAATTAAATAGTATACTAATAATTAAAGTAGGGGAAAACAATTGTTTGCTTAGTACATTTAAAACACGagcaattacaaataatattccaattattaaaatacttataaaaatatttggttcaaaataacCAAACCtactttaattgcattaaaaaaattttaaacaatttagcaATTTTTGATCAGTATATATTACTCATAAGTTTGAATTTAaagtcatttcaattttttttttttttcatatttattttttgataatgcagGAAATTTGAAAGTgatcttaattatttatacatttcaaaacttaaatatttatctatataagagtttttgagagagagaaattcatttttcaataattaaaaaatattaaaatcaatttttttcctttttgaaatttaattttgtttctcagttattttaattttgacatgTCTCACctagtataaaagaaatttattgaaatctatactttaaaataaagtgaaacatTAATAAGCCTAAATCAACATAAATTTCAAgatgaaaagaaatgtatttgaataataattcatttgatttaaaaagttcaaatatcCAATACTCAAATCgcagaaaaatttctaaatattcctCTGAAgctttaaaattactaatttttgaatgaaacaaatatcagCATTATTTACTATACAAGATgacaaaaagaaatgatagaccattttgaagatatttacttcaaacataaattatttatttgaatgattaCTAGCATACATGTCAACACAATTGAAAAACTTCTTCAAAACAATactcagataaataattttcaattatatattgagtaaaaaaaagaacatcagTAAATCTTACCTGTAAATCTTCCTTTTTCTTTAGAGTAACTAAAGTCTTTGTAATGTCATCGTTTATTAAGGAATCTCTCAATTGCTGCTCTAAATATTGTCGCTGTTTACGCATTTCATCTACTTTATTAACTAGATGATTGAAAGTCTCCATAGCCTTTTGATTTTCTGGTgctaaatgatataaattttaaacattactttgcagtttcatttaacaaatttttttacaaattaacaaTTATATAGCTGAaaacaatagataacattttttgGCAATCAAATAGTTTTTCCCATGAAAAACCATACAGATTTTATGCATACTTAATAAAAACATGGGAAACAgaatgaatttttgcaattatattttaaattatagttatctatctgtaatttattatattcttgttAATGATTAAATTGTTGTTAAAAAcaatcattctttaattttttgataaatcaaattattattatttttttatttggaagaaagATTCATATTGCAATCAGACAATAGATTTAGTCTGTCAAACTTTCTGATATCAACTTAATGAGAAATGGAATCTgtcttttcaagaaaattcttttttctaagaaaataaagatgaaataaaaattttatatatatataaaaaaaaaaaacatcattgtaGTCACCAAATAAAtagaatatggaaaataaaaaggaagaaattaagaaattttaaacttaataccTTAATTGTGCCATTTTCTTCAATGTTAAATTAGatagcactttttttaaaaaaaaatcagctattgTACTgattaaaactgtaattattgcttaaaactatataattaacTGCAATTCCCGCACTGAATAATAATATCAACAAATGACAAGTTtaggacaaaattttaaaaggtatgaTAAATTGATGCACAAACTATGTTCAGGCACAGCATTTAAGAGAAGAATCTATTATATGCATATGTAACTAGCTTTCAATATGATAAAGAGATATTGTACACAAATTaactatacaatttattttataaaaaatgaaattaatttttaaaagcattaaaaataaaaataattattaaaatgttgaaaaatacatAGCTTTACTAAGCAGCAAAATAATAATACCTCTAGAAACCAAAGAAATaagaaaccaaagaaaaaaaatcttttaaatcaatcaCATAAAGCAAtactttactttttattgaaCTGGTTGAAGGTAAAATTGTAGCTAGTTCTTCAAGTGGCAGAAAGAGTTTAGCTAAATTGTTTATATGTATGTTAACAGCAGTTTCCAAAGTGTTATTAGATTCTATAGCCTTTTTATGGGCTTCTTCATATTTTGAACATTCTTTTTTAAGTTCTGTAGTTAACATAGATGCTACTCTTTTTCCAAATGTTTCCTATAACAGAAAGTTACAATTCATTAACAAATGGTActaacacataaataaaatatgattatattagaataaaaattgtaagttacatctgaaaataatttctccACAAAACTgacaagaaatgaaatattttatgtagaaagaaatcagaaaataaatacttttatacagATTTGGCATTTATATAGAatgattaattactaaaaatactgaaatttcaagcttgaaaatgtaaaaatgtattcaccaatatttttaaattaagaaatcttataattcttatataattgcaaataaaagaaGCAAAACTGTAATATTGCCATGCGTATGAATAACAGTAAATTACTGGAACTCCTCATAAAGTAAATGCTTGTACTCTATTCATTTACAGAAatgcataaaagtaaattttgtattatcatatataaatattttgcattcacaTCAAAccgtaaaaatgaaattttcattcaagGTATgacttttgttagcggcaaaaaatctgaaataatttattttctctgaatcaaaatttcattatcttaacCGATTCCTTGATAGCTTTATTAGTCCTTGTCAATGAAAATGCTCCAgttgttttaaattgatttccaaatatttaaaaattttattatattgaataagtTTAGAAAAAGATTACTGCCTCTTTGACTAATTCTTATTatgttcataatatttataaagtaattctATTATGTAAAtactaaacatattaaattatttgaaatttagaatatataaaaaataaatgaattgaataattaatgcaaaataaaaaaaacttttacttgatgctgcaattcctttttttcttcatcCGCTAAAAGAGCAAATGTTGACTTCAAAGCTGTATCCACATCTTTTGAAACACCTATTAAgtctgaaatatatttgtatacataAGATATTTCAAAGCATCAAATCATCTGAATAAGTCTTTTTCTCAGAGTTTAGCATGTGTAAATTCATAGCTATAAAATACCTTAATGATATAAAAGCTgtaggtaaaataaatttaagttaataaattaaaaagatttagaagAATACCTTTCATAATGTCCtctaaatcagaaattaaagtgGGACGAACACTTATAGCTGCACATTTTTCAAGCAACTCTTGAGGAATTTTCTCATCATCATCTAAAGACATTCCACTTTCAAGTTGCAGAGAAGACAAATAAGCCCTGacattacaaaaataactaaataaataacatgtttttttttatttcatatattaagaaGTAAATATGTTTATTTGGCTATGTTTACATCACATAtgcaaacaaagaaatttataaaataaaagtttcattaaatataaaaactcacattaattcttca is part of the Argiope bruennichi chromosome 10, qqArgBrue1.1, whole genome shotgun sequence genome and harbors:
- the LOC129989161 gene encoding tyrosine-protein phosphatase non-receptor type 23-like; its protein translation is MEAVPRLPMIGCDIKISPQNTEFAPILKKYIRDHYHEDPDSYSKEIKELETLRQNAIKAPMDFTGCSILKRYYSQLHKLQSRFPMIDDGPACVPFMWTDIYSGVAYNITDIEYEEACILYNIGALHSKLGTMDSRCNAEGMKIACTHFQCAAWAFQHLRDTYPQPKGSDMSHDLLTFFINIMLAQAQECILEKSMLDNRKSSITAKIAAQVVDYYKCALGIMVSGSPSTDTGSILDIVGSKIFKGWKKFIEFKMSYYTSISHLYMGNQAEENEKWGERVAWFQSAYDHLTEAFKSAKGLDQDELNEPLTFTMDVIGGKHSSSKKENEFVYHDKVPALSSLPELKGASLVKGIPFSITDPDVSGPDIFARLVPMEAHETSSLYSEEKAKILRSVVAKIEGKNEELMAYLSSLQLESGMSLDDDEKIPQELLEKCAAISVRPTLISDLEDIMKDLIGVSKDVDTALKSTFALLADEEKKELQHQETFGKRVASMLTTELKKECSKYEEAHKKAIESNNTLETAVNIHINNLAKLFLPLEELATILPSTSSIKTPENQKAMETFNHLVNKVDEMRKQRQYLEQQLRDSLINDDITKTLVTLKKKEDLQQVFAEELKKHDEIVNYLDQNLSAQDNILCALTEANARYADTRKAMTEIKHQRQEMVNALINSFESYDDLISKAKKGLEFYKKLQTNVTRLLTRVRSVTKVQDEERSQIAEAELRKGSKMPVAPNVPPTQHVPKLKDYLPYMTKQGGTMSVTPGIFNAYPPQLPATQIIAEPVRQATLGGPSVETFDRTLKPLPKENIRPEDGVEIPSIGVRPTPVGSEQTSAPAMCTPTASYTQVGSVPYSAPQQIPSSTPVSTVLNNYSASYVPYQYPTSVVSNSNIMPTVPSSNATYSHPYVPNPQSTQSYTPQVPNQNLVSANQYNTKPNFQPPTGSVLPQGTTNAPRFGMLPQNAIPSSPQSQVNSLQRPQFPSAAPVSSTLTHPVGSYQYPRDSASIPNSQSTGYFSHTANAIPASNVAAASSTPQNQMQSSQQGTMQVNPYAAMPGYAYGQKPVSEMNNYQTFSSAQSYQTNTNIGLASVTASMDTRTSTFNSSLPYSANSSFIPSIQPRNVTPQVAPTSSAYGFPVNAPSQFYSQFQSQTSVNPPMPTSNSAVSSTPPSSTGYGTATYPYSSSYGNTPVPNPSGGYYSYIPQTTQHIPAPNATYSGMNVPPASSAYSTTKLPAANSTYSVTNVTYSATNTSAISSSFSAAVIPSGNAPNGHSGASVASANYARPNMSITGAPTNFPPVQAANQLPSSGNIPATTFPAPTNIPTATVPSQNSSFPTHTAVQPPVANTFNPQQNYQLPPNSVNQYAYPLSNAAPTSYGIPNVQCQVISPQPTAVPPNQPLQPSPTNVPSRPELKSPAVVADKPVVKENSHLNAIRDLITPPLETECTSSVDSTDKPVPQVLQPQVIDLKSIPQPKEKEPLKDPLDDPSVRSKFVSEVEKYEKFVDGLVRKSLNGTTPLDQKWKEFIDTQDRESRKLSISVARCYPLKNRFPDVMPYDSNRVQLTSAKDDYINASYLKDICPGSPVFIITQAPLPATFGDFWLMIWEQQVETLVCLLPDSELKNHIYFPKERGAVQSCGAFETTLQSYKEKNGFIERMINVTHVKNRISRVVVHLQYTHWPASGIPQTPGPLLQFVSDVLSYHKQQRNLMRPVAVHCSAGIGRSGCFCLITALVNEMNSGHGPRDVAVVATIVSQQRKFLVQDKEQLKFCYDTVLYYAQDLLMKRGILTNRASFDDKLPVSGSTSSHVRHPSEDFILGSGGLAKLQSGMEKLGLSSGQQNVESEITSTEIAITNNTITVENGGGDTSENSQPSDELTASEPIDKKDEPASTPEPPKDSKTSAEKPLPSITSLLDPSNFTLDSAGSPAKRKITKDNFATSRGSLSTSSCDSADPLSQLDPLWSLKK